The genomic region AAGTTGAGCCACTGGCATGCCCTCGAGGGCCAAGAGCGTGCTCTCGTTCTGGCCTGGTCCGATGATCCCGCCGCGATGGCCGAGCTGCGTGGCTGGCTGATGGAGCACACGGCCTCGATGCCGGACGGACCCGCCCAACCCCTGGAGCCTGCCATGGCCACCTTTTGGCAACAAACCGCCGTCGTTCCGGAGGTCCTGCAGCTGGCCTGCGATCAGATCGAAAACGCCATCACCCTCCGGGATTGGGAGGCACTCGATGAACTGCAACGCTTCGCCCTCGTCAAACTCAGCCACCCAGGCCATGAGCACCGCAACCTGCCGCGGGCCCTCCAGGAATTCGGCCTGATCGATCCGCCATGCAACGGGGAAAGGTGATCGAAAGCTCTGCCCAGCGAAAGGCAATCTGATGGAGTCAGAGCTCCAAGCGAACGCTGGCGACTCGGCCCTGCGGACCTGCCTGCTCAGTGGCGGTGAGAGCTGCCGCATGGGC from Cyanobium sp. ATX 6F1 harbors:
- a CDS encoding nitrate reductase associated protein, which gives rise to MTPQKPSLHNHCFRFESDFVSDLRCLPMAVRRKLDLAGVKLKLSHWHALEGQERALVLAWSDDPAAMAELRGWLMEHTASMPDGPAQPLEPAMATFWQQTAVVPEVLQLACDQIENAITLRDWEALDELQRFALVKLSHPGHEHRNLPRALQEFGLIDPPCNGER